In Camelus dromedarius isolate mCamDro1 chromosome 4, mCamDro1.pat, whole genome shotgun sequence, the following are encoded in one genomic region:
- the CARF gene encoding LOW QUALITY PROTEIN: calcium-responsive transcription factor (The sequence of the model RefSeq protein was modified relative to this genomic sequence to represent the inferred CDS: deleted 1 base in 1 codon) — protein MEQSIDSLRVNHNDSEESKTDSQVFQHLTCMDSKDASFGQNGSPKVLPITTHEADNSLTSRNIPGPLTQTQTLSAEQFHLVDQNGQPIQYELQSLGDSNAQMMIVASPSENGQVLRVIPSTQTGMTQVIIPQGQLVDVNSPQDVSEEKPSDRNLPAVRVDALADNNSGYVLHPQASLTLSKKTVTRMLEEPFLAPLQPLSSNTPIWACRLRSCEKIGDSYRGYCVSETELESVLTFHKQQTQSVWGTRQSPSPAKPATRLMWKSQYVPYDGIPFVNAGSRAVVMECQYGPRRKGFQLKKISEQESRSCQLYKATCPARIYIKKVQKFPEYRVPTDPKIDRKIIRMEQEKAFNMLKKNLVDAGGVLRWYVQLPTQQAHQYHELETPCLPLSPSPFPMSSLEEEESAVRDENCALPSRLHPQVAHKIQELVSQGIEQVYAVRKQLRKFVERELFKPDEVPERHNLSFFPTVNDIKNHIHEVQKSLRNGDNVYNSEIIPATLQWTTDSGNILRETVTVTFAEGNSPGESLSPKVETNQTKGSLSPEPTHLLSSLSAFQPKIFTQLQGLQLQPRFTSVGSPAPISVNNHPSSSPSRLLDSVGGALMNNNSLLLGQSHSLQTDTCLTENNSIASTVGNLPGPDQNLVAVDQLVEVGDDEDTESLERSVHRILLGNVQTIPVQIIDSHPALIEENPEGTISVNQVKQEPKEPGLSMEAKKNLDCKKLSATFNY, from the exons ATGGAACAATCTATTGATTCACTAAGAGTCAACCATAATGATTCTGAAGAGTCAAAAACAGATTCTCAAGTATTTCAG CACCTAACCTGTATGGATTCCAAGGATGCTTCCTTTGGACAAAATGGTTCTCCTAAAGTTTTACCCATCACCACTCATGAAGCAGATAATTCACTCACATCACGGAATATACCAGGGCCCCTGACTCAGACACAGACTCTTTCTGCAGAGCAGTTTCACCTAGTGGACCAAAATGGGCAACCTATTCAATATGAGCTTCAGTCATTGGGGGATTCTAATGCACAAATG ATGATTGTTGCCAGCCCATCAGAAAATGGACAGGTGCTGCGTGTAATTCCATCTACCCAGACAGGAATGACCCAAGTGATTATACCTCAGGGGCAGCTTGTGGATGTCAATAGTCCTCAGG aTGTCTCTGAAGAGAAACCCAGTGATAGAAACTTACCAGCTGTAAGAGTGGATGCTCTAGCAGACAATAACAGTGGTTACGTTCTTCATCCACAAGCATCCCTCACATTGTCCAAAAAGACGGTGACCAG AATGCTTGAAGAACCCTTTTTGGCTCCACTTCAGCCACTTTCTTCTAACACACCTATCTGGGCCTGTCGTCTTAGGAGCTGTGAG AAAATTGGAGATTCATACCGTGGCTACTGTGTAAGTGAGACTGAATTAGAAAGTGTCCTAACATTTCATAAGCAGCAAACACAGAGTGTTTGGGGGACTCGCCAATCTCCGAGCCCAGCCAAGCCGGCTACACGCTTGATGTGGAAATCCCAGTATGTCCCATATGATGGAATTCCATTTGTCAATGCAG GGAGTAGAGCTGTGGTAATGGAATGTCAGTATGGGCCAAGGAGAAAAGgtttccagttaaaaaaaatcagtgaacagGAAAGCAGATCTTGTCAGCTCTACAAAGCTACTTGTCCAGCTCG gATTTACATTAAAAAGGTACAGAAATTTCCTGAATATAGAGTTCCTACAGATCCCAAAATTGACAGGAAAATAATCCGAATGGAGCAGGAGAAAGCCTTTAACATGCTAAAGAAGAACTTGGTAGATGCTGGCGGTGTTCTTAG ATGGTATGTACAGTTACCTACGCAGCAAGCTCATCAGTATCATGAATTAGagactccctgcctccctctgtcaCCTTCCCCTTTTCCTATGTCTTCTCTTGAAGAAGAGGAAAGTGCAGTTAGAGATGAGAATTGTGCATTACCCTCACGTCTGCATCCTCAAGTAGCACATAAAATTCAAGAATTAGTATCACAGGGAATAGAACAAGTGTATGCAGTAAGGAAACAGCTAAG AAAATTTGTGGAAAGGGAACTGTTCAAACCTGATGAGGTACCTGAAAGACATAATTTATCCTTTTTTCCAACTGTAAATGATATAAAAAATCACATCCATGAGGTACAGAAATCCTTGAGAAATGGAGATAATGTATATAACTCAGAGATTATTCCAGCAACG CTTCAATGGACTACAGATAGTGGGAATATTCTCAGAGAGACTGTAACAGTTACATTTGCAGAAG GAAATTCACCGGGAGAATCACTTtcccccaaagtggaaacaaatcaaacaaaGGGTTCTTTGTCTCCAGAACCAACCCACTTGCTCTCCTCACTTTCTGCATTTCAGCCAAAAATATTCACACAACTACAG GGTTTGCAGTTGCAACCAAGGTTCACTTCTGTTGGATCACCAGCTCCGATATCAGTAAATAACCACCCCTCCTCTAGTCCTTCAAGACTTCTGGATTCAGTAGGAGGCGCTCTAATGAATAATAATTCTCTACTGCTTGGTCAGAGTCATAGCCTTCAAACAGATACATGCCTAACTGAAAACAATAGTATTGCCTCTACTGTGGGTAACCTTCCAGGACCAGATCAAAATCTGGTTGCCGTGGATCAGCTGGTGGAAGTTGGAGATGATGAGGATACAGAGAGTCTGGAAAGAAGTGTTCATCGGATTCTGTTGGGAAATGTGCAGACCATTCCAGTACAGATTATAGACAGCCACCCAGCTCTTA TTGAAGAAAATCCAGAAGGTACCATTTCTGTGAACCAAGTTAAGCAAGAACCCAAAGAACCAGGATTGTCtatggaagca aaaaaaaatttggactGTAAGAAATTATCTGCTACATTTAATTATTGA